The Thermococcus sp. region GCCTCTTCATCTCGAGGCCGAAGGCAACGTTCTTGAAGACCGTCATATGGGGGAAGAGAGCGTAATCCTGGAACACTATCCCTATGTTCCTCTCGTAGGGGGGTAAATCGTTCACGGGTTTTCCATCGAAGATTATCTCCCCCCCATTGGGTGTTTCAAAGCCTGCTATCATCCTCAGCGTCGTTGTCTTCCCACACCCGCTCGGGCCGAGGAGTGTGAGGAACTCTCCGTCCTCAACTACCAGGTCGCTTATCCCCAGCTTGAAACCCTCCCACTTCTTCAGAATGCCTCTCAGCTCGACCCTCACCATACCTCCTCACCTATTCTCTCTATCGCCAAGAAACCCAGCGTTGAAACCACCATCAGGAGAACTGAGAGGGCTGAAGCGCCCCCAAACTGCCTCGCGCCAAGGAATTTGTATATCGCAACCGTCATTGTCGTGTACTCCGGTTTGGCCAGCATGTAAGTGGCTCCAAGTTCGGCTATGCTTATGGCGAAGGCGAACACTGAACCAACGATAAGGCCCCCTAGGGCCAGCGGAAGCTCCACCTTTATGAAGGCCTTCCACTCCCTCGCACCAAGACTTAAAGCGGCCTCGAAGAGGTTCGGCCTTATCTTCTTGAGGCTCGTTGAAACCGCCCTGAGCATAAAGGGATAGGCTATCACTGTGTGTGCCACCGCAACGATCCAGAACGTGTAGTAAAGGGGGGTGGTGTGAAAGACCTTGATGTAGCCGAGACCAAGGGTTATCGGTGAGCTGGCCAGGGGAAGCATTGCCAAAACGTCAAAGAGCCTTTTACCCGTGAACCTCCAGCGGTGGAGTGCATAGGCTATGGGGAGCGTAACGATAAGTGATAGAAAGATTGTAGTGAAGCCGAAGGCTAGGGAGTTCCTTATCGCCCCAAGGGTGGTCACACCGAACATCGGGTTGTACTTGGCCGAGAATATCCTACTGTACCATTCGAGGCTCCAGTGACCGTTGAAGCGGAGAGAATCGTAGAGGACCGCCAGAAGAGGAGAAACTATAAAGATGAAGACTAGGAAGGAGTAAAATGCTATGGCAAGACCCTTGAGGCTCAACCAGTCCCACCGCGTGAAGGGAAGGGGTTTTCTGAAGACCCTCTGCTCCTCCCTCTTGGCGTAGGCATCAAGGGAGCGGAGGTAAAGGTACATGAAGGCAACGCTGAGTGTTATCTGAATTATAGCAAGAGCCGCCCCTGTTCTGAAATCGAGGAGCGTCATTACCGAGGTGAATATGTCCACTTCTATGGTCGCGTACTGATAGCCACCGATTATGAGCGGGATGGAGAAGCTGAGGAAACAGAAGACGAAGGTCAGCATTGCCGAGGCGAATATGGCCGGCGAGAGCATCGGGAGGGTTACACGCCAGAAGAGCCTCCAGCCCTTCGCTCCTAATGCCATTGCGGCCTCTTCATAGTGGGGATTGATGCGCTGCCAGAGGGACGAGACCATCCTGATTACGATGGGGAAGTTGTAGAAGGCGTGAGCCAGGAGTATACCCTTCCAAGAGTAGAGAATTCCAAGATCATGGCCAAGTAAGCCGGTTATTATGCCGTCCTTCCCGAAGAGCAAGATGTAGCCGAGGGCGACCATGACGCTTGGCATCACGAACGGAACCGTCAGGAGTGATTTTATGATACCCTTCCCGGGAAAGTCGTATCTGGCGAAGATGTATGCCCCCGGAAGGCCGAATGCCAGCGTGAGGAGCGTCGATGCTATGGCTTGCTCCACCGTGAAGAGGATTACACGACGGTGATAGTCGTTTTGGAGGACGGAGGAGAGATACTTCAGTGTGAACCCTCCGTTCCACAGACCGGTCTTGATTATGCTGATTAGGGGGACGTAGAAGAAGATTATGAGGAACGTAAGGGGAATCAGGAGCAGCAGACCAACCTTCGACCTCATGGGCAAAACTCGGTTTTGAGGGTTTATAAGTCTTGATTGAGCAAAGTTGTTAAGTCCAAACTCAAACCTTCCACGGTGATGGTATGAAGGCTCCAGAGCTGGGGATAAGAATCGGCTCCTTAGAGCATGGGGAGAGAAACTCCATAGCGGACCTGGGCATCAGAGTTGGCCACAGCACGCTCATCGAGGGCGATAGCGTGAGGACGGGTGTCACCGTTATCCTACCACCGGTGAGAAACCCCTTTAAAGAGAGACTCTTTGCCTCGGCCTTTGTCATGAACGGTTTCTCCAAGCCAATAGGCTTCATCCAGGTTGAAGAACTCGGCTACATCGAGACGCCGATAGCCCTGACGAATACGCTGAGCGTCTACACCGTTGCGAACGCTATGGTCAAACACATGATTGAACTCAACCCGGACTTAAGGAGCGTCTCTCCAGTCGTTATGGAGTGCAACGACTCCTACTTGAACGACATCAGGAAAATGGCCGTTCAGGAGGAGCACTACTTCGGGGCCTTGAAAAACGCATCCTTAGACTTTAAAGAGGGTTCCGTTGGGGCCGGAACCGGGATGAGCGCCTTCGAGTTCAAGGGCGGGATAGGCTCGTCATCAAGGGTAGTTGATGTTGGGGGCGAGGAGTACATTGTAGCGCTATTCGTCTTGGCGAACTTCGGTAAGCGGGAGGATTTGACCATCGCCGGAATTCCAGTGGGGCTTTATCTGAGGGACTACCCGGGTAAGGGTTCCTCAAAAAGGGGCAGTATCTCAATGGTCCTGGCAACGGATGCCCCTCTAACTGCAAGGGGGCTGAAAAGGCTCGCAAAGAGGGCAGTGATAGGCCTCGCGAGAACCGGTGGCTACGCCTACCACGGGAGTGGAGATGTGGTTTTAGCT contains the following coding sequences:
- a CDS encoding iron ABC transporter permease produces the protein MRSKVGLLLLIPLTFLIIFFYVPLISIIKTGLWNGGFTLKYLSSVLQNDYHRRVILFTVEQAIASTLLTLAFGLPGAYIFARYDFPGKGIIKSLLTVPFVMPSVMVALGYILLFGKDGIITGLLGHDLGILYSWKGILLAHAFYNFPIVIRMVSSLWQRINPHYEEAAMALGAKGWRLFWRVTLPMLSPAIFASAMLTFVFCFLSFSIPLIIGGYQYATIEVDIFTSVMTLLDFRTGAALAIIQITLSVAFMYLYLRSLDAYAKREEQRVFRKPLPFTRWDWLSLKGLAIAFYSFLVFIFIVSPLLAVLYDSLRFNGHWSLEWYSRIFSAKYNPMFGVTTLGAIRNSLAFGFTTIFLSLIVTLPIAYALHRWRFTGKRLFDVLAMLPLASSPITLGLGYIKVFHTTPLYYTFWIVAVAHTVIAYPFMLRAVSTSLKKIRPNLFEAALSLGAREWKAFIKVELPLALGGLIVGSVFAFAISIAELGATYMLAKPEYTTMTVAIYKFLGARQFGGASALSVLLMVVSTLGFLAIERIGEEVW
- a CDS encoding P1 family peptidase — encoded protein: MKAPELGIRIGSLEHGERNSIADLGIRVGHSTLIEGDSVRTGVTVILPPVRNPFKERLFASAFVMNGFSKPIGFIQVEELGYIETPIALTNTLSVYTVANAMVKHMIELNPDLRSVSPVVMECNDSYLNDIRKMAVQEEHYFGALKNASLDFKEGSVGAGTGMSAFEFKGGIGSSSRVVDVGGEEYIVALFVLANFGKREDLTIAGIPVGLYLRDYPGKGSSKRGSISMVLATDAPLTARGLKRLAKRAVIGLARTGGYAYHGSGDVVLAFSTAQRILTGKEQEIVSFLPDNSLNRLFKATAEATEEAIINALLQAETVEGNGHVRYALPVDRVSPLLKETSRSLRF